The following coding sequences lie in one Chionomys nivalis chromosome 8, mChiNiv1.1, whole genome shotgun sequence genomic window:
- the LOC130879140 gene encoding macrophage-expressed gene 1 protein, which translates to MNMAGTVCTMNRFMAMVIIWMMTAHAETDKPLGETVKTGFQTCKDTLKLPVLEVLPGGGWDNLRNIDMGRVMDLTYTNCKTTEDGQYIIPDEVFTIPQKESNLDMNSEILDSWVNYQSTTSFSINTELSLFSKVNGKFSSEFQRMKNLQVKDQAVTTRVQVRNLVYTVKNSPTSELSLGFMKALMDICDQLEKNQTKMATYLAELLVLNYGTHVITSVDAGAALVQEDHIRSSFLLDNQNSKNAVTASAGIAFLNIVNFKLEADYTSQNALTKSYLSNRTNSRMQSMGGVPFYPGITLETWQKGITNHLVAIDREGLPLHFFIKPDKLPGLPGPLVKKLSKTVETAIRHYYTFNTHPGCTNVDSPNFDFQANMDDGSCDEKVTNFTFGGVYQECTELSGDVLCQYLEQKNLLTGAFSCPSGYTPVHLLSQTHEEGYSRLECKKKCTLKIFCKTVCEDVFRVAKAEFRAYWCAATGQVPENSGLLFGGVFTDKNINPKTNAQSCPAGYIPLSLFENLKVCVSLDYELGYRFSVPFGGFFSCITGNPLVNSNASKNAGAPSLKKCPGGFSQHLAVISDGCQVSYCVKAGVFTGGALLPVRLPPYTKPPLMSQAATNTVIVTSSETARSWIKDPQTNQWKLGEPLELHRAMTVIHGDSSGMSGGEAAGITLAVIVALGVVIALAIYSTRKYKKKEYQAIDERESLVESLATDASASNRGQDPSPA; encoded by the coding sequence ATGAACATGGCTGGAACTGTCTGCACCATGAACCGTTTCATGGCCATGGTCATCATCTGGATGATGACAGCACATGCAGAAACAGACAAGCCTCTTGGAGAGACAGTTAAGACTGGATTTCAAACATGCAAGGATACCTTGAAACTACCTGTCTTGGAGGTCCTACCAGGAGGCGGCTGGGATAATCTGAGAAACATAGACATGGGACGGGTGATGGACTTGACATACACCAACTGTAAGACCACAGAAGACGGACAGTACATCATCCCCGATGAAGTCTTTACTATTCCTCAGAAAGAGAGCAACCTGGACATGAACTCAGAAATCCTGGACTCCTGGGTGAATTACCAGAGCACCACCTCATTTTCCATCAACACAGAACTCTCCCTTTTCTCTAAAGTCAACGGCAAGTTCTCTTCTGAGTTCCAAAGGATGAAGAACCTTCAAGTAAAGGACCAAGCTGTAACCACCAGGGTTCAGGTAAGAAACCTGGTCTACACTGTCAAAAACAGCCCAACTTCAGAACTCAGCTTGGGGTTTATGAAAGCACTTATGGACATCTGTGACCAGCTAGAGAAAAACCAGACAAAGATGGCCACCTACCTGGCAGAACTGTTGGTCCTCAACTATGGCACACACGTAATcaccagtgtggatgctggggccGCACTTGTTCAGGAGGACCACATAAGGTCCTCCTTCCTCCTGGACAACCAGAACAGCAAGAACGCAGTgactgcctctgctgggattgcCTTCTTAAACATCGTGAACTTCAAACTTGAGGCAGACTACACCTCCCAGAATGCTTTGACCAAGAGCTATCTTTCTAACAGAACCAACTCCAGGATGCAGAGCATGGGTGGGGTTCCATTCTACCCAGGTATCACCTTAGAAACCTGGCAGAAGGGCATCACTAACCACTTGGTGGCAATAGACCGTGAGGGTTTGCCTCTGCATTTCTTCATCAAACCTGACAAGCTGCCTGGCTTGCCAGGTCCTTTGGTGAAGAAGCTGTCGAAGACAGTGGAAACCGCTATAAGACACTACTACACTTTTAACACCCACCCTGGCTGCACAAATGTCGATTCCCCCAACTTCGATTTTCAAGCCAATATGGATGACGGCTCCTGTGATGAGAAAGTAACCAATTTCACCTTCGGTGGTGTTTACCAGGAATGCACTGAACTGTCAGGAGATGTTCTCTGCCAATACCTAGAGCAGAAGAATCTGCTCACTGGTGCTTTCTCTTGTCCCTCTGGCTACACCCCTGTCCATTTGCTGTCTCAGACCCACGAGGAGGGTTACAGTCGCTTGGAATGTAAAAAGAAGTGCACCCTCAAAATCTTCTGCAAGAcagtgtgtgaagatgtgttccGAGTGGCCAAGGCTGAATTCAGGGCTTATTGGTGTGCAGCCACTGGCCAGGTACCTGAAAACTCAGGACTTCTCTTTGGAGGAGTCTTCACTGACAAGAACATCAACCCAAAGACAAATGCACAGTCATGCCCAGCTGGGTATATTCCACTGAGCCTCTTTGAGAATCTCAAGGTATGTGTTTCTCTGGATTATGAGTTGGGGTACAGGTTTTCAGTCCCCTTTGGTGGATTCTTTAGCTGTATAACGGGGAACCCTTTGGTTAATTCCAATGCATCCAAAAACGCAGGGGCACCATCTCTAAAGAAATGTCCTGGGGGCTTCAGTCAACACCTAGCTGTTATCAGTGATGGGTGCCAAGTGTCCTACTGTGTCAAGGCTGGGGTCTTTACAGGAGGGGCTCTGCTCCCTGTGAGACTCCCACCTTACACCAAACCACCCCTCATGAGCCAAGCTGCCACCAACACCGTCATAGTGACCAGTAGTGAGACTGCCAGATCCTGGATTAAAGACCCCCAGACCAACCAGTGGAAGCTGGGAGAGCCGCTGGAGCTGCATAGAGCCATGACAGTTATCCATGGGGACAGCAGTGGTATGTCAGGAGGAGAAGCTGCTGGAATCACTTTGGCAGTCATCGTGGCACTAGGAGTTGTCATTGCCTTGGCCATCTATAGCACCCGGAAGTACAAGAAGAAGGAATACCAGGCAATTGATGAGCGAGAGAGTTTGGTTGAAAGCTTAGCAACAGATGCATCGGCCTCCAACAGAGGACAGGATCCCAGTCCAGCTTGA